The following are from one region of the Lacinutrix sp. Bg11-31 genome:
- the fbp gene encoding class 1 fructose-bisphosphatase yields the protein MSRKNQTLGEFIIENQSSFKYTSGELSRLINSIRLAAKVVNHEVNKAGLVDILGAAGDTNIQGEDQQKLDVYANEKFIQTLTNRNIVCGIASEEEDDFISINSQDENNQNKYVVLIDPLDGSSNIDVNVSVGTIFSIYRRITPVGTPVTIDDFLQKGNQQVAAGYVVYGTSTMLVYTTGDGVNGFTLNPALGTLYLSHPNMKFPEDGNIYSINEGNYNHFPQGVKDYLKYCQKEEDNRPYTSRYIGSLVSDFHRNMIKGGIYMYPKSSKNAAGKLRLLYECNPMAFIAEQASGKASDGFTRILDIEPTELHQRVPFFCGSKNMVEKAEEFMQKA from the coding sequence ATGTCTAGAAAAAATCAAACTTTAGGAGAATTTATTATTGAAAACCAATCATCTTTTAAATACACTTCTGGTGAATTATCAAGATTAATAAACTCCATTCGTCTAGCTGCGAAAGTAGTAAATCACGAAGTTAACAAAGCTGGTTTGGTAGATATTTTAGGAGCTGCAGGAGACACCAATATTCAAGGTGAAGACCAACAGAAACTAGACGTTTATGCTAACGAAAAATTTATACAAACCTTAACAAACAGAAATATTGTTTGTGGTATTGCAAGTGAAGAAGAAGACGATTTTATTTCTATAAATAGCCAAGACGAAAACAACCAAAATAAATATGTAGTATTAATAGACCCATTAGATGGCTCAAGTAACATTGATGTTAATGTTTCTGTAGGTACTATTTTTTCAATTTACAGACGTATAACACCAGTTGGGACACCTGTTACAATAGACGATTTTCTTCAAAAAGGAAATCAGCAGGTAGCAGCTGGTTACGTGGTTTATGGGACTTCTACAATGTTGGTTTACACAACTGGAGATGGTGTAAACGGATTTACATTAAATCCAGCTTTAGGAACACTTTATTTATCGCATCCAAACATGAAGTTCCCTGAAGATGGTAACATTTACTCTATAAACGAAGGTAATTACAACCATTTCCCTCAAGGTGTTAAAGACTATTTAAAATATTGCCAAAAAGAAGAAGACAATAGACCTTACACTTCAAGATATATTGGCTCTTTGGTTTCCGATTTTCATAGAAACATGATAAAAGGAGGTATTTACATGTATCCAAAAAGCTCTAAAAACGCTGCTGGAAAATTACGTTTACTTTACGAATGTAATCCTATGGCTTTTATCGCAGAACAAGCCAGTGGTAAGGCTAGTGATGGTTTTACAAGAATTTTAGATATAGAACCAACAGAGTTACACCAACGTGTTCCTTTTTTCTGCGGAAGTAAAAATATGGTAGAAAAAGCTGAAGAGTTTATGCAAAAGGCATAA
- a CDS encoding carboxypeptidase-like regulatory domain-containing protein: protein MKNVLLLLVLFFFFLTSFAQELKGVVLNENTNEPIIGASVYFDNTSIGTTTNFDGEFVITLKQTINAPLVISFVGYERIIYKIENFETNKIFKLKEDVNTLSEVVLDSKDEWSREFKLKKFKREFLGRSEFAEKCTILNEAALVLNFKRDTKQLIASAKAPIIVKNEALDYIVKYDINNFHINYNMDTEANIDLEKVFITVASVGYSGTTFFENIESKNHKRALRNRVKAYTGSTLHFMRAIASNKLKEEKFKIFKGSYQTDPSLHIKTFKNDTLNLTEVSLSQKLNVLCKGKQSSIQSQVKRFFIDAYGNYSPIDKVLFGGFMAKQRVGDVLPLDYGLF, encoded by the coding sequence ATGAAAAATGTTTTACTACTGTTAGTACTCTTTTTCTTTTTTTTAACTTCATTTGCTCAAGAATTAAAGGGTGTTGTTTTAAACGAAAACACTAATGAACCTATAATTGGAGCTTCAGTATATTTCGATAATACGTCTATTGGCACTACTACAAATTTTGATGGAGAATTCGTAATTACATTAAAACAAACAATTAATGCACCTTTGGTCATTTCTTTTGTTGGATATGAAAGAATAATTTATAAAATAGAAAATTTTGAAACTAATAAGATCTTTAAACTAAAAGAAGATGTAAATACATTATCCGAAGTTGTTTTAGATAGTAAAGACGAATGGTCTCGCGAGTTTAAACTTAAAAAATTTAAAAGAGAGTTTTTAGGACGCTCAGAATTCGCAGAAAAATGCACTATCTTAAATGAAGCTGCTCTTGTTTTAAATTTTAAACGTGATACGAAACAATTAATAGCTTCTGCAAAGGCGCCAATTATAGTTAAAAACGAAGCCTTAGATTATATTGTAAAATATGATATAAACAATTTTCATATTAACTATAATATGGATACAGAAGCTAATATAGACTTAGAAAAAGTATTTATAACAGTAGCTTCTGTTGGTTATTCTGGAACCACCTTTTTCGAGAATATAGAGTCTAAAAACCATAAGCGTGCTTTAAGAAATAGAGTAAAAGCGTATACAGGTTCGACATTACACTTTATGAGAGCGATTGCAAGTAATAAACTTAAGGAAGAAAAGTTTAAAATTTTTAAAGGGAGTTATCAAACAGATCCTTCGTTACATATTAAAACCTTTAAGAACGATACTTTAAACCTAACAGAGGTGTCACTTTCTCAAAAGCTTAACGTTCTTTGTAAAGGAAAACAATCATCGATTCAAAGCCAGGTTAAGCGCTTTTTTATTGATGCTTATGGTAATTACTCTCCAATAGATAAAGTATTATTTGGAGGCTTTATGGCAAAGCAGAGAGTAGGAGATGTTTTACCTTTAGATTACGGGTTGTTCTAA
- a CDS encoding cell envelope biogenesis protein OmpA — MNQDEKLSILKDILLTDEREYAKKVEEKLKIVEDIINKQNQLSKRVDPIIDQKLNDFVTEIPKTLGPVITEALKSEIKNSQDAVVEALFPIIGKMIKKYVQQEMQILSEQINAKMNTAFSFEALKRKFKSKRTGVSEADLIIQELAQPVIEQVMVIEKGSGIIISEHSKTQAIEEDMVAGMLTAIKSFAEDAFEKDKQQLQYIEYDNFHIHLQNFSSYYMAIIISGPYNVIFKSKLENKLLDFAQNYINKDDIKDSDSFSKKLELYFQ; from the coding sequence ATGAATCAAGACGAAAAACTTTCTATTTTAAAGGACATCTTACTAACAGATGAGCGTGAGTACGCCAAAAAAGTTGAAGAAAAACTTAAGATAGTTGAAGACATTATTAATAAACAGAATCAACTATCTAAACGTGTAGATCCTATTATAGATCAAAAACTCAATGATTTTGTTACAGAAATACCAAAAACTTTAGGACCTGTAATTACCGAAGCATTAAAGAGTGAAATTAAAAACTCTCAAGATGCTGTTGTAGAAGCATTATTTCCAATTATTGGAAAAATGATAAAAAAGTATGTACAACAAGAGATGCAAATTCTATCTGAACAGATAAACGCAAAAATGAATACCGCATTTTCTTTTGAAGCATTAAAGCGCAAATTTAAATCTAAAAGAACAGGAGTTAGTGAAGCAGACTTAATAATACAAGAACTCGCACAACCAGTTATAGAACAAGTTATGGTTATCGAAAAAGGTTCTGGTATTATAATTTCAGAACACTCTAAAACACAAGCTATAGAAGAAGACATGGTTGCTGGTATGCTTACTGCTATTAAAAGTTTTGCAGAAGATGCCTTCGAAAAAGACAAACAACAATTACAATACATCGAATATGACAACTTTCATATTCACCTACAAAACTTCTCGTCTTATTACATGGCTATAATTATCTCTGGACCATATAATGTTATTTTTAAAAGTAAGCTAGAAAACAAACTATTAGATTTTGCACAGAATTATATTAACAAAGATGATATAAAAGATAGCGATTCGTTTTCTAAAAAGTTGGAACTATATTTTCAATAA
- a CDS encoding carboxypeptidase-like regulatory domain-containing protein yields MKNVVLISLFILSFLTSIAQELKGVVLNEKTNEPIFGASVYFDNTSIGTTTNFDGEFYINLKQHISTPLVVSFVGFKTEIHSVKNFESKKTFKLEVDLNVLSEVVLESRDEWSREFKLKEFRREFLGRSEFGKKCVILNEEVLVLNFERETKQLIVSAKAPVIVKNESLDYVLTYDIEDFYINYDIKIKGRKNLEKLSKTVTFMSYSGTTFFENIDSGKHKLALLNREKAYKGSTLHFMRSIASNSLNEENFQIFKNSTKREPSRHIRILKNDSLNITKVAITSKLDVLCDGNRSSVESKVESFEIDNQGNHSPIDKVIFSGFMGNQRIGDVLPLDYGL; encoded by the coding sequence ATGAAAAACGTAGTTTTAATATCATTGTTTATTTTGTCATTTTTAACCTCTATTGCTCAGGAATTAAAAGGAGTGGTTTTAAATGAAAAAACTAATGAACCTATTTTTGGAGCTTCGGTATATTTCGATAATACATCTATTGGTACAACCACAAATTTTGATGGTGAGTTTTATATTAATTTAAAGCAACATATAAGCACACCTTTAGTTGTGTCTTTTGTAGGTTTTAAAACAGAAATTCATAGTGTTAAAAATTTCGAAAGTAAAAAAACATTTAAATTAGAAGTCGATTTAAACGTTTTATCAGAAGTTGTTTTAGAAAGTAGAGATGAATGGTCTAGAGAATTTAAACTTAAAGAATTTAGAAGAGAGTTTTTAGGTCGTTCAGAATTTGGAAAGAAATGTGTGATTTTAAATGAAGAGGTTCTTGTTTTAAATTTTGAAAGAGAAACCAAGCAACTAATAGTTTCTGCCAAAGCTCCTGTAATTGTTAAAAACGAAAGTTTAGATTATGTTTTAACATACGATATTGAAGACTTTTATATTAACTATGATATAAAAATAAAAGGCAGAAAAAACTTAGAGAAGTTATCTAAAACGGTCACATTTATGTCTTACTCAGGGACTACGTTTTTTGAGAATATAGACTCAGGTAAACATAAGCTAGCTTTGTTAAATAGAGAAAAAGCTTATAAAGGTTCTACCTTACATTTTATGAGGTCTATTGCAAGTAATAGCCTTAATGAAGAAAATTTTCAAATTTTCAAAAACAGTACTAAAAGAGAGCCATCTCGTCATATTAGAATTTTAAAAAATGACAGCTTAAATATTACCAAAGTTGCAATAACATCAAAGTTAGATGTTTTATGTGATGGTAATAGGTCTAGTGTCGAAAGTAAAGTAGAAAGTTTTGAAATAGATAATCAAGGTAATCACTCTCCAATAGATAAAGTTATTTTTAGTGGTTTTATGGGTAATCAAAGAATAGGTGATGTTTTACCTCTAGATTACGGTTTGTAA
- a CDS encoding fructose 1,6-bisphosphatase, which yields MAKNDNSITNNTNATDSTSKIDAIKQLIFGENIQEYNHEFEAVKQDILKKKKELENLLDDVKSELLQNIDNLSTDINIRITELENTLEDKAETLDEKKLDRKLFGDLLIKLGEKISN from the coding sequence ATGGCAAAGAACGATAATAGCATAACTAACAATACAAACGCAACCGATTCTACTTCTAAAATTGATGCGATTAAGCAGCTTATTTTTGGAGAAAATATCCAAGAATATAATCATGAATTTGAAGCTGTAAAACAAGACATACTCAAGAAGAAGAAAGAATTAGAGAACTTACTTGATGATGTTAAGTCTGAGTTACTTCAAAATATTGATAACTTAAGTACAGATATTAATATTAGAATTACAGAACTAGAAAACACGCTAGAAGACAAAGCAGAGACTCTGGATGAGAAAAAATTAGACCGCAAACTTTTTGGTGATCTACTAATTAAACTTGGCGAGAAAATAAGTAACTAA
- a CDS encoding NINE protein has translation MSDEKNLKDGLDDMLGDAKDGAKKAADKASELAEDAKEKASEFADDAKETISDFTDSAKEAFTGATGENKKVLAGVLGILLGAFGVHKFILGYTKEGIIMAVVGVLGFFLCGIPTMIVSVVGLVEGIMYITKTDEEFYNTYQVGRKPWF, from the coding sequence ATGTCTGACGAAAAAAATTTAAAAGACGGTCTTGACGATATGTTAGGAGACGCAAAAGATGGTGCAAAAAAAGCAGCAGATAAGGCTAGTGAATTAGCAGAAGATGCTAAAGAAAAAGCAAGTGAATTTGCAGACGATGCTAAAGAAACTATTAGTGATTTTACCGATAGTGCAAAAGAAGCATTTACAGGCGCTACTGGTGAAAACAAAAAAGTTTTAGCTGGAGTTTTAGGTATATTATTAGGAGCTTTTGGAGTTCATAAGTTTATTTTAGGTTACACTAAAGAAGGTATTATTATGGCTGTAGTAGGCGTGTTAGGTTTCTTTTTATGTGGTATACCAACAATGATAGTAAGTGTAGTAGGTTTAGTTGAAGGTATAATGTATATAACTAAAACAGACGAAGAATTTTACAATACTTACCAAGTAGGTAGAAAACCTTGGTTCTAA
- a CDS encoding helix-turn-helix transcriptional regulator — protein sequence MGFTKKHIFDEQQNQIASFTKMIGHPARVSIIQHISLNKDCNCNSLVKAIGLAQPTISQHLAEIRKTGLLKQTIKGKNLFYSINQDKLNESRRLINDFFVKTQVNCSKE from the coding sequence ATGGGCTTTACTAAAAAACACATTTTTGACGAGCAGCAAAATCAAATAGCAAGTTTTACAAAAATGATTGGGCATCCTGCTAGAGTATCAATTATTCAGCATATTAGCCTAAACAAAGATTGTAACTGTAATAGTCTTGTAAAAGCAATTGGATTAGCACAACCAACTATTTCGCAGCATCTTGCCGAAATAAGAAAAACGGGATTATTAAAACAAACCATTAAAGGTAAAAACCTGTTTTATAGTATAAACCAGGATAAATTAAATGAGTCTAGACGTTTAATAAACGACTTCTTTGTAAAGACACAGGTTAACTGCTCTAAAGAATAA
- a CDS encoding VOC family protein — protein MKKRVTGIGGLFFKSKDPKAAKDWYSKHLGFNTDDYGCTFWTKDKEGKDCSTQWSPFKDDTTYFEPSKKEFMFNYRVENLHELLAALKEEGVTIVGKVEEYDYGKFGWILDNDGNKIELWEPIDKAFL, from the coding sequence ATGAAAAAAAGAGTTACAGGAATTGGAGGATTATTTTTTAAAAGTAAAGATCCAAAAGCAGCAAAAGATTGGTACAGTAAACATTTAGGTTTTAATACAGACGATTATGGTTGTACTTTCTGGACAAAAGATAAAGAAGGAAAGGATTGCTCGACACAATGGTCTCCTTTTAAGGACGATACAACATATTTTGAGCCTTCAAAAAAAGAGTTCATGTTTAATTATCGTGTAGAAAACTTACACGAACTATTAGCTGCTTTAAAAGAAGAAGGCGTTACTATTGTTGGAAAAGTTGAAGAATACGACTACGGGAAATTTGGTTGGATTTTAGATAATGATGGTAACAAGATAGAACTCTGGGAACCAATAGATAAGGCTTTTTTGTAG
- a CDS encoding lysophospholipid acyltransferase family protein produces MSLVTAKEVSKAINLEKYGVFGTFIGWLLMKVLKISTLNKFYNRNKHLSEVEFLDAILNEFQIKFEIPEEDLKRLPKDGAYITVSNHPLGGIDGILLLKLMLEQRADFKIIANFLLHRIEPLKPYIMPVNPFEDRKDVKSSIAGFKSAIRHLKEGHPLGIFPAGEVSTYKDGKLMVDKPWEEAAMKLAQKANVPIVPIYFHAKNSKLFYTLSKISDTFRTAKLPSEILTQKRRVIKVRIGRPISVKDQNEHETLQSFSEFVRKKTYMLSNAFEPKENLRDTISSTLKVPKPVKIPKKIVTPVSTKVMLKEVEFLREDDSRLLKSKNYEVFLSSARKIPNILREIGRLREITFREVGEGTNEAIDLDAFDGYYHHMFLWDCEANKLAGAYRMGLGAKIFEKYGIDGFYLQDLFRFEPELYKMMSESLELGRAFIIKEYQQKPMPLFLLWKGIVHTTLRYPEHKYLIGGVSISNQFSNFSKSLMIEFMKSHYYDPYVAQYVHPKKEFKVKLNDADKDFVFDATEADLNKFDKIIDEIEPGALRLPVLLKKYIKQNCRLIGFNVDPLFNDAVDGLMYIKISDLPESTVRPVMEEFQAELESKFPGSIAED; encoded by the coding sequence ATGTCTTTAGTCACTGCAAAAGAAGTTTCAAAAGCAATAAACCTTGAAAAATACGGTGTATTTGGAACGTTTATAGGTTGGTTATTGATGAAGGTTTTAAAAATCTCTACACTTAATAAATTCTATAACCGTAACAAGCACTTAAGTGAAGTCGAGTTTTTAGATGCTATTTTAAATGAGTTTCAAATTAAATTCGAAATACCAGAAGAAGATTTAAAAAGACTTCCCAAAGATGGTGCTTATATAACAGTATCAAACCATCCATTAGGAGGTATTGATGGCATCTTGTTGTTAAAATTAATGCTCGAACAAAGAGCTGATTTTAAAATAATTGCTAACTTTTTATTGCATCGTATAGAGCCACTAAAGCCTTATATAATGCCTGTTAATCCTTTTGAAGACCGTAAAGATGTAAAATCAAGTATTGCAGGTTTTAAAAGCGCTATTAGACATTTAAAAGAAGGTCACCCATTAGGTATCTTTCCAGCAGGTGAGGTCTCTACTTATAAGGATGGTAAACTAATGGTAGATAAACCTTGGGAGGAAGCAGCAATGAAACTTGCTCAAAAAGCTAACGTACCTATTGTTCCAATTTATTTTCATGCTAAGAATAGTAAACTTTTTTATACGTTGTCTAAAATTAGTGATACGTTTAGAACAGCAAAATTACCTTCAGAAATATTAACACAAAAGAGACGTGTAATTAAGGTAAGAATAGGGCGACCAATTTCTGTAAAAGACCAAAACGAACATGAAACACTTCAGAGTTTTTCAGAATTTGTTCGAAAAAAAACCTATATGTTATCTAATGCTTTTGAGCCTAAAGAGAATTTAAGAGATACAATTTCTTCAACTTTAAAAGTGCCAAAGCCAGTTAAGATACCAAAAAAAATAGTGACTCCTGTTAGCACGAAAGTAATGTTAAAAGAAGTAGAGTTCCTTCGTGAAGATGATAGTAGATTATTAAAAAGCAAAAATTATGAAGTCTTTTTATCATCAGCAAGAAAAATTCCAAACATACTAAGAGAAATTGGACGTTTACGCGAAATTACATTTAGAGAAGTAGGAGAAGGTACAAATGAAGCTATTGACTTAGACGCGTTCGATGGTTATTATCACCACATGTTTCTATGGGATTGTGAAGCTAATAAATTAGCTGGAGCATACAGAATGGGATTAGGAGCTAAGATTTTCGAAAAATATGGTATCGATGGTTTTTACCTTCAAGACTTATTTCGTTTTGAGCCAGAGCTTTATAAAATGATGAGCGAGTCTTTAGAGCTTGGACGTGCTTTTATTATAAAGGAATACCAACAAAAACCAATGCCTCTATTTTTACTTTGGAAAGGTATTGTACACACCACTTTACGTTACCCAGAACATAAATATCTTATTGGTGGTGTTAGTATTAGTAACCAGTTTTCAAACTTCTCTAAATCGTTAATGATAGAGTTTATGAAATCGCACTATTACGATCCTTACGTGGCCCAATATGTACACCCTAAAAAAGAATTTAAGGTAAAACTAAACGATGCAGATAAAGACTTTGTTTTCGACGCTACAGAAGCCGATTTAAATAAATTCGATAAGATTATAGACGAAATAGAACCAGGTGCTTTACGTTTGCCTGTACTACTTAAAAAGTACATTAAACAAAATTGTAGACTTATAGGCTTTAATGTCGACCCTTTATTTAATGATGCAGTAGATGGTTTAATGTACATTAAAATATCAGATTTACCAGAGAGTACAGTGCGTCCAGTAATGGAGGAGTTTCAAGCTGAACTAGAAAGTAAATTCCCTGGAAGTATTGCCGAGGATTAA
- a CDS encoding GNAT family N-acetyltransferase, giving the protein MKNSIRLATKKDMKSVHNLIVELAVFEKEPDAVEITVQNLEEDGYGKQSKFTCFVVESGNEVVGAALVYKRYSTWKGEILHLEDLIVKKSMRGSGLGTVLLDEVVKYGNKMGVKRISWEVIDWNEPAIAFYEKKGANVKRDWDVVHLDENGIKNYLNNI; this is encoded by the coding sequence ATGAAGAACTCAATACGTCTAGCAACTAAAAAGGATATGAAAAGTGTTCATAATCTAATCGTTGAGCTTGCTGTTTTCGAAAAAGAACCTGATGCTGTTGAGATTACAGTGCAAAATCTTGAAGAAGATGGTTATGGAAAACAGTCAAAATTTACTTGTTTTGTTGTAGAATCTGGTAACGAGGTTGTTGGAGCAGCCTTAGTTTATAAACGTTATTCTACTTGGAAAGGAGAAATTTTACATCTTGAAGATTTAATTGTTAAAAAAAGCATGAGAGGAAGCGGATTAGGCACTGTGCTCTTAGATGAGGTTGTAAAATACGGTAATAAAATGGGTGTTAAACGCATAAGTTGGGAGGTTATAGACTGGAATGAGCCTGCAATTGCTTTCTACGAAAAAAAAGGTGCAAATGTTAAACGCGATTGGGATGTTGTACATCTAGATGAAAACGGAATTAAAAATTATTTAAATAATATATAG
- a CDS encoding aspartate kinase: protein MQVFKFGGASVKDANGVKNVVKVLEKVGYENRLIVVSAMGKTTNALEVVIDKYLNESNAFKSELETVKNYHRDIMMDLFNNKQHAVFNTVDAHFKELLQFFISNKSPNYNFIYDQVIGYGELVSTTIISHYLNEMHLTNTWLDVRQCIKTDDYYRRANVNWETTQNNIINKVKESTLYITQGFIASDSNNFTTTLGREGSDYTAAIFAYCLNAQSVTIWKDVPGVLNGDPRYFNNTQLLNTISYTEAIELAFYGASVIHPKTLQPLQRKEIPLHVKSFLNPENPGTTVNKSQGIEPKVPCFILKQNQVLVSLSTLDFSYVVEENISEIFNLLALYKMKVDMIQNSAISFSVCFENTYNNLEKLLLHLKAKFKVECHESVSLYTIRHYDEASIKNLEQDKTVLLKQLFQETVQVVTQ from the coding sequence GTGCAGGTATTTAAGTTTGGAGGTGCTTCAGTAAAAGATGCCAACGGAGTAAAAAACGTTGTAAAAGTACTAGAAAAAGTAGGTTATGAAAATAGGCTTATTGTAGTGTCTGCAATGGGTAAAACTACAAATGCACTAGAAGTTGTAATCGATAAATATTTAAATGAAAGCAATGCTTTTAAGTCTGAATTAGAAACCGTAAAAAACTACCATCGCGATATTATGATGGATTTGTTTAACAACAAACAACACGCTGTCTTTAATACTGTTGATGCGCATTTTAAAGAATTACTACAGTTTTTTATAAGTAATAAATCACCAAATTATAATTTTATTTACGATCAAGTTATAGGTTATGGCGAATTAGTTTCTACAACCATTATTAGTCATTATTTAAACGAAATGCATTTAACTAACACATGGTTAGATGTAAGACAATGTATAAAAACAGACGATTATTATCGTCGTGCAAATGTAAATTGGGAAACCACCCAGAATAATATTATTAACAAGGTTAAAGAATCTACTTTATATATTACTCAAGGTTTTATAGCTAGCGATAGTAACAATTTCACAACCACTTTAGGAAGAGAAGGAAGTGATTACACAGCTGCGATTTTCGCATATTGCTTAAATGCCCAAAGTGTAACCATTTGGAAAGATGTTCCTGGCGTTTTAAATGGAGATCCACGTTATTTTAATAATACACAATTATTAAATACTATTTCTTATACCGAAGCTATAGAACTTGCCTTTTATGGAGCATCTGTAATTCATCCAAAAACTTTACAACCATTACAACGCAAAGAAATTCCTTTGCATGTAAAGTCGTTTTTAAATCCAGAAAATCCTGGAACAACAGTAAATAAGTCTCAAGGTATTGAGCCAAAAGTACCTTGTTTTATTTTAAAACAAAATCAAGTTTTAGTATCCTTATCTACTTTAGATTTTTCATATGTAGTAGAAGAAAATATTAGTGAAATTTTTAACTTACTAGCGCTTTATAAAATGAAGGTTGATATGATTCAAAACTCTGCTATTAGTTTTTCGGTTTGTTTTGAAAACACTTATAATAATTTAGAAAAATTACTGTTACATTTAAAAGCTAAATTTAAAGTAGAATGTCATGAAAGTGTATCATTATATACCATTAGGCATTATGACGAAGCATCAATTAAAAATTTAGAACAGGATAAAACAGTGTTGTTGAAGCAGTTATTTCAAGAAACTGTACAAGTTGTAACTCAATAA